In Polyodon spathula isolate WHYD16114869_AA chromosome 27, ASM1765450v1, whole genome shotgun sequence, one DNA window encodes the following:
- the LOC121301573 gene encoding methyl-CpG-binding domain protein 3-like isoform X3, with protein sequence MERKSPSGKKFRSKPQLARYLGNSMDLSSFDFRTGKMLMSKLNKNRQRLRYDANNQAKGKPDLNTSLPVRQTASIFKQPVTKVTNHPSNKVKTDPQKAIDQPRQLFWEKKLNGLNAFDIAEELVKTMELPKGLQGVGPGCTDETLLSAIASALHTSTAPITGQLSAAVEKNPGVWLNTSQPLCKAFMVTDEDIRKQEELVYNVRKKLEEALMADMLAHVEEASCDGDAVKEEGDETEDMEDV encoded by the exons CCCCAGTGGAAAGAAGTTCCGGAGCAAGCCGCAGCTGGCCCGCTACCTCGGCAACTCCATGGACCTGAGCTCCTTCGACTTCCGCACCGGCAAGATGCTGATGAGCAAATTGAACAAGAACCGGCAGCGCCTGCGCTACGACGCCAACAACCAGGCTAAG GGTAAACCCGATCTGAACACGTCCCTCCCAGTCAGACAGACGGCCTCCATCTTCAAACAACCGGTTACCAAGGTGACGAACCATCCCAGCAACAAGGTGAAGACGGACCCACAGAAAGCCATCGACCAGCCCCGGCAG CTGTTCTGGGAGAAGAAGCTGAATGGCCTCAACGCGTTTGACATTGCAGAGGAGCTGGTGAAGACCATGGAGCTGCCCAAGGGGCTGCAAG GCGTGGGCCCAGGCTGCACCGATGAGACCCTCCTCTCTGCCATCGCCAGCGCGCTCCACACCAGCACCGCACCCATCACAGGACAGCTCTCAGCCGCTGTGGAGAAGAACCCGGGCGTGTGGCTCAACACATCCCAGCCGCTCTGCAAGGCCTTCATGGTGACTGACGAGGACATCCG GAAACAGGAAGAGCTGGTGTACAACGTGCGGAAGAAGCTGGAGGAAGCGCTGATGGCAGACATGCTGGCTCACGTGGAAGAGGCGTCCTGTGATGGGGACGCTGTGAAGGAAGAAGGGGACGAGACAGAGGACATGGAGGATGTATAG
- the LOC121301573 gene encoding methyl-CpG-binding domain protein 3-like isoform X2 has product MQQRENPSGKKFRSKPQLARYLGNSMDLSSFDFRTGKMLMSKLNKNRQRLRYDANNQAKGKPDLNTSLPVRQTASIFKQPVTKVTNHPSNKVKTDPQKAIDQPRQLFWEKKLNGLNAFDIAEELVKTMELPKGLQGVGPGCTDETLLSAIASALHTSTAPITGQLSAAVEKNPGVWLNTSQPLCKAFMVTDEDIRKQEELVYNVRKKLEEALMADMLAHVEEASCDGDAVKEEGDETEDMEDV; this is encoded by the exons CCCCAGTGGAAAGAAGTTCCGGAGCAAGCCGCAGCTGGCCCGCTACCTCGGCAACTCCATGGACCTGAGCTCCTTCGACTTCCGCACCGGCAAGATGCTGATGAGCAAATTGAACAAGAACCGGCAGCGCCTGCGCTACGACGCCAACAACCAGGCTAAG GGTAAACCCGATCTGAACACGTCCCTCCCAGTCAGACAGACGGCCTCCATCTTCAAACAACCGGTTACCAAGGTGACGAACCATCCCAGCAACAAGGTGAAGACGGACCCACAGAAAGCCATCGACCAGCCCCGGCAG CTGTTCTGGGAGAAGAAGCTGAATGGCCTCAACGCGTTTGACATTGCAGAGGAGCTGGTGAAGACCATGGAGCTGCCCAAGGGGCTGCAAG GCGTGGGCCCAGGCTGCACCGATGAGACCCTCCTCTCTGCCATCGCCAGCGCGCTCCACACCAGCACCGCACCCATCACAGGACAGCTCTCAGCCGCTGTGGAGAAGAACCCGGGCGTGTGGCTCAACACATCCCAGCCGCTCTGCAAGGCCTTCATGGTGACTGACGAGGACATCCG GAAACAGGAAGAGCTGGTGTACAACGTGCGGAAGAAGCTGGAGGAAGCGCTGATGGCAGACATGCTGGCTCACGTGGAAGAGGCGTCCTGTGATGGGGACGCTGTGAAGGAAGAAGGGGACGAGACAGAGGACATGGAGGATGTATAG
- the LOC121301573 gene encoding methyl-CpG-binding domain protein 3-like isoform X4 codes for MDSKHPSGKKFRSKPQLARYLGNSMDLSSFDFRTGKMLMSKLNKNRQRLRYDANNQAKGKPDLNTSLPVRQTASIFKQPVTKVTNHPSNKVKTDPQKAIDQPRQLFWEKKLNGLNAFDIAEELVKTMELPKGLQGVGPGCTDETLLSAIASALHTSTAPITGQLSAAVEKNPGVWLNTSQPLCKAFMVTDEDIRKQEELVYNVRKKLEEALMADMLAHVEEASCDGDAVKEEGDETEDMEDV; via the exons CCCCAGTGGAAAGAAGTTCCGGAGCAAGCCGCAGCTGGCCCGCTACCTCGGCAACTCCATGGACCTGAGCTCCTTCGACTTCCGCACCGGCAAGATGCTGATGAGCAAATTGAACAAGAACCGGCAGCGCCTGCGCTACGACGCCAACAACCAGGCTAAG GGTAAACCCGATCTGAACACGTCCCTCCCAGTCAGACAGACGGCCTCCATCTTCAAACAACCGGTTACCAAGGTGACGAACCATCCCAGCAACAAGGTGAAGACGGACCCACAGAAAGCCATCGACCAGCCCCGGCAG CTGTTCTGGGAGAAGAAGCTGAATGGCCTCAACGCGTTTGACATTGCAGAGGAGCTGGTGAAGACCATGGAGCTGCCCAAGGGGCTGCAAG GCGTGGGCCCAGGCTGCACCGATGAGACCCTCCTCTCTGCCATCGCCAGCGCGCTCCACACCAGCACCGCACCCATCACAGGACAGCTCTCAGCCGCTGTGGAGAAGAACCCGGGCGTGTGGCTCAACACATCCCAGCCGCTCTGCAAGGCCTTCATGGTGACTGACGAGGACATCCG GAAACAGGAAGAGCTGGTGTACAACGTGCGGAAGAAGCTGGAGGAAGCGCTGATGGCAGACATGCTGGCTCACGTGGAAGAGGCGTCCTGTGATGGGGACGCTGTGAAGGAAGAAGGGGACGAGACAGAGGACATGGAGGATGTATAG